In Natronococcus sp. AD-5, the genomic window GGGCGAAGGGGTCGGACACGGGTGGAAAGCGTGGTACAACCGATCGTGGGTCGAAACGTTCGGAAAGGCCCGGCGGGCGCAGAGCGACGACTTCCCCGCCCGCCTCAAACTACTGTTGCTCATGGGGGCGTACACGAACCGCGAGTATCACTCGCGGTACTACGCGCGCGGCATGAATCTCGTCGTCGAACTCACGAAGCGGTACGACGAGGTGTTCGCCCGCTATGACCTGCTCGCGATGCCGACGACGCTCGAGACGGCCCTCGAACGCCGTCCGGACCAGGACGAGCACGATCGGCTGCGACACACCGAGATCCGCCACAATACGATGCCGTTCAACAGAACCGGTCACCCCGCCGTCAGCGTTCCGGCGGGCGAAGTCGACGGCCTCCCCGTCGGGCTCATGCTCGTCGGCCCCCGGTTCGACGATGCGACGGTGCTGAACGCGGCGCACGCGCTCGAATCCGCGTGACGTTTGGCGGGACGGCGGCTCGAGGCGGTAGGTTCGGCGCTCGAGAACGAACTGAGAAATTACGATTGTTTCTGGACCCGGACCGCGGATCTCACTGCTCCACCCCGCCGTCGAGCGGCGTCGAATCCGCCTTGACTGACGCGTAGACCCGTTTGGCCCACTCGCGGGCGAGGGGCGAGTCCGTATCGACGAACGCCTGCATCAGCCCCGTCTCGTCGTCGTATCCTCCGATTCCGACGCGCCCATCGAAGATCGCAAGACCGTAGGGCAACGTCTCGCGGGTCCAAAGCGTTAACTGTCCGTGATCGATCGCCTCGCTCGCTCGGGTCGGGTACGTGCCAAATAGTTTCTCGACGATATGGGGTGTATAAATAATCTCGCTCTCGGTAGCGTCGAATATCTGTTGGTAGAATTCACCGATGCTCAACGGCGCCATGTGTGTCGTGTTGAACCCGCGGAACGTCTCCGCCTCTTCCACGAGCGAGATGAACCGCTCGACCGGCCGATACGGAACGGCCGGTTCCGCGACAGTCACGGTCGCGTCGACCATCGGTTCGATGGCGAACTCTGCGTGATGCGGGCAGATTACGTCCAACAGCGGCCCCATCCGGTGAGCGGTGCTCACGTTCGCTTCGAATCTCAGTACTTCATCGGTGATCGCCTCGCCACGTCCCGTCAACTGGAACCGGCCATCGACCTTCTCGGCGAATCCCTGTTCGCCGAGCCACTTCGTCAAGCGGTGACTCGTCGCCCGCGAGACGTCGAGGCGTTCCTCGATCTCTCGACGGTCTAACGGCTCCTCGCGGAGCGCTTCGAGAACCGGACCGTGGCGCACGATGTCGCCGAGACGGTCCGGGTCGATACGGTCGCCAGCCGCGTCGAGACGCTTGCCCAGATATTTCTGGTTTCGCGCGTTCTGCAAGACGGCCTCTAGAATCGGCGACGCAGGCGGTTTGAACACGAGGTCGGACGATCGGTCGTCGTCAGGGGATCCCATATCATTCACTAACTCGACATAAGGTAGCACGGATAGTAACTCTATCCCGTATACGACGCGAAATTCCGCTCACGCACTGAAACGGCGTTCACGCCGTCGAACGTCGTCTCCGTGAATGAGGCCAATATGTCTGCCGCCCACAGTCCAGGCATGGCGCCACCAACTATCGCCGACGAACTGGTTGACGAAGAAAAATTAGACGAACTCGCCGGAATGGCCGTCAACGAGCTAGGGGCGGCCTATTACGCACCACTGATCGTCATCGGCGACAGGCTCGGCCTCTACGACGCGTTGGCCGACGGCGGACCGCTCCTGCCCGTCGAGTTGGCCGAGCGGACCGATACCGTGGAACCGTACGTCACCGAGTGGCTCGCTGCGGGAGCGGCTGGCGGATACGTCACCTACGATTCCGAGACGGGACGTTACAGCCTCACACCCGAACAAGCGGCGTTGCTGGCCGATGAAGACAGCCCCGCCTTCCTCGCTGGCGGGTTCCAGGGGTTGATGGGCTATCAGAAGCGCCTCTCAGAGATCGAAGCCGACTTCCGAACCGGCCAGGGCGTGGGCTGGCACGAGCAAGACGAGGACGTGTGTCACGGAACCGAGCGCTTCTACCGGCCCAGCTATGAGACTAATCTCGTCGATGAGTGGATCCCCGCGCTCGACGGAATGGGCGCGAGGCTCAGGGCGGGTGCGCGCGTGGCCGACGTGGGCTGCGGTCACGGTGCATCGACGATCATCATGGCCGAGGCCTTTCCCGATTCGGAGTTCGTCGCCATCGATTACCACGATCACTCGATCGAGGTGGCCCGCGAGCGAGCGGAAGAAACTGGTGTCGCAGACCGTATCAGCTTCGAGGTGGCGACCGCGAAGGAGTACGACGGGGCAGACTACGACCTCGTGATGATGTTCGACGCGTACCACGACATGGGTGATCCGAACGGCGTGGCGTCGCACGTCCGGGAGACGCTCGCCGACGACGGGACGTGGATGTTGGTCGAACCGTTCGCCAACGATCAGATCGA contains:
- a CDS encoding class I SAM-dependent methyltransferase, giving the protein MAPPTIADELVDEEKLDELAGMAVNELGAAYYAPLIVIGDRLGLYDALADGGPLLPVELAERTDTVEPYVTEWLAAGAAGGYVTYDSETGRYSLTPEQAALLADEDSPAFLAGGFQGLMGYQKRLSEIEADFRTGQGVGWHEQDEDVCHGTERFYRPSYETNLVDEWIPALDGMGARLRAGARVADVGCGHGASTIIMAEAFPDSEFVAIDYHDHSIEVARERAEETGVADRISFEVATAKEYDGADYDLVMMFDAYHDMGDPNGVASHVRETLADDGTWMLVEPFANDQIEDNLNPVGRAFYCASTMACVPNSLAQGGDPVLGAQAGEARLREVITEGGFARVRRATATPFNLVLEARP
- a CDS encoding helix-turn-helix transcriptional regulator → MGSPDDDRSSDLVFKPPASPILEAVLQNARNQKYLGKRLDAAGDRIDPDRLGDIVRHGPVLEALREEPLDRREIEERLDVSRATSHRLTKWLGEQGFAEKVDGRFQLTGRGEAITDEVLRFEANVSTAHRMGPLLDVICPHHAEFAIEPMVDATVTVAEPAVPYRPVERFISLVEEAETFRGFNTTHMAPLSIGEFYQQIFDATESEIIYTPHIVEKLFGTYPTRASEAIDHGQLTLWTRETLPYGLAIFDGRVGIGGYDDETGLMQAFVDTDSPLAREWAKRVYASVKADSTPLDGGVEQ